The window TGCCAGTCGTGCCATCGCCCAGGATCTCTGTGTGGGCTGCGTCGGCGTAGAGGTTGTAGTCGATCGTGTCCGAGCCAAGTGCCATTTCGCGTGTGGCGAACGTGCTCGCGCCTCCCGTTCCCGGATCGAAGGAGACGCTGACGGGAGAGATTCCAGTACACGCTACGGTCCCCGTGGTGGTGGCCGCAATCTCTGGCGTGAGGTCCGCCACGGTACCAAAGCTCAAGTCGTCGACCGTGATTGTGCAGTCAGCCTCCACGGTGATTGAGACGTCGAAGGTGGCGGC is drawn from Luteitalea sp. and contains these coding sequences:
- a CDS encoding spore coat U domain-containing protein, giving the protein MARLSITTLAVAIAWTLLVAPASAQTAAATFDVSITVEADCTITVDDLSFGTVADLTPEIAATTTGTVACTGISPVSVSFDPGTGGASTFATREMALGSDTIDYNLYADAAHTEILGDGTTGTVTIDFTSTGGDDGFDVFGQTAAAQNPKPAGTYTSTITATVTF